A single region of the Gemella sp. zg-570 genome encodes:
- a CDS encoding DUF819 domain-containing protein, giving the protein MIQADNIWILWAIILFIAAFSIYLEDKFTWAKKITGAIIAMIIAATLGNLKIIPTESEVYDSIWSYVIPLAIPMLLFQCDIKQIWKESGRMTIIFLISSLGTILGAMLGYILLHNHIPVLNHIAGMMTASYIGGSVNFVAVTTAFNTPSDLVSAVTVSDYLITVIYFFILIAIPSSKFFQKHFKSTYNHQNQNEIKKEEKNLNTSVRDIAFSFASSAVIVALSFTLSEHLVKLGENPIMQFISNKYLILATITVILTSAFPKFFQSIKSSNELGTFLIYIFFVVIGIPASITSILEKSPLIVVFCAIIVLVNMVVTFIGAKIFNFTVEEAIIASNANIGGPTTAVAMAISKSWHKFVAPAMLVGTLGYIIGTYFGLLLGQYLG; this is encoded by the coding sequence ATGATACAAGCAGATAATATTTGGATTTTGTGGGCTATAATTTTATTTATAGCCGCATTTAGTATATATTTAGAAGATAAGTTTACATGGGCAAAAAAAATCACCGGTGCTATTATTGCTATGATAATAGCTGCGACACTAGGTAATTTAAAAATAATTCCTACAGAATCTGAAGTTTATGACAGTATTTGGTCTTATGTAATTCCATTAGCCATACCCATGTTACTTTTTCAATGTGATATTAAACAAATTTGGAAAGAAAGTGGTCGCATGACCATAATATTTTTAATTTCTTCTCTAGGTACAATATTAGGAGCTATGTTAGGTTACATATTACTACATAACCACATACCAGTTTTAAATCATATAGCAGGTATGATGACAGCTTCATACATAGGAGGTAGTGTGAATTTTGTTGCTGTAACAACAGCCTTTAACACTCCATCTGATTTGGTATCAGCCGTTACAGTTAGCGACTATTTAATTACAGTTATATACTTCTTTATATTAATCGCTATACCTAGTTCTAAATTTTTTCAAAAACATTTTAAGTCAACCTACAATCACCAAAATCAAAATGAAATAAAAAAAGAAGAAAAAAATCTTAACACTTCAGTCAGAGATATTGCCTTTTCTTTTGCAAGCTCTGCTGTGATAGTGGCTTTAAGTTTTACCCTATCAGAGCATTTAGTAAAGCTAGGAGAAAATCCTATCATGCAATTTATTTCAAATAAATATTTAATCTTGGCTACAATAACCGTGATTTTAACAAGTGCTTTCCCGAAATTTTTCCAAAGTATAAAATCAAGTAATGAACTTGGAACATTTTTAATCTACATCTTTTTTGTAGTAATCGGTATTCCTGCTTCTATTACTTCTATATTAGAAAAATCACCATTGATAGTAGTATTTTGTGCAATAATAGTTCTTGTTAATATGGTAGTTACTTTTATTGGTGCAAAAATTTTTAATTTCACTGTTGAAGAAGCTATCATAGCTTCAAATGCAAATATTGGTGGACCTACTACCGCTGTGGCCATGGCAATATCTAAGAGCTGGCATAAATTTGTTGCTCCTGCCATGCTAGTAGGAACTCTCGGTTACATCATAGGAACCTACTTCGGTCTGCTTTTAGGTCAATACTTAGGATAA
- the carB gene encoding carbamoyl-phosphate synthase large subunit, with protein MPKRTDIKTILVIGSGPIIIGQAAEFDYAGTQACLSLKEEGYKVILVNSNPATIMTDKEIADKVYIEPLTPEFITKIIHKERPDALLPTLGGQVGLNMAVELHKRGVLKTYNVELLGTKLSSIEQAEDRELFRDLMYELDEPVPESEIINNLEQAYKFVEKIGYPVIVRPAFTMGGTGGGICHNPKELEEIVGNGLHYSPVNQCLLEKSIAGYKEIEYEVMRDSNDTAIVVCNMENIDPVGIHTGDSIVVAPSQTLTDREYHMLRDVSLKIIRALKIEGGCNVQLALDPESFKYYIIEVNPRVSRSSALASKATGYPIAKIAAKIAVGLTLDEIINPVTKVSYACFEPALDYVVSKIPRFPFDKFEHADRKLGTQMKATGEVMAMGRTYEESLLKAIRSLEYGVHHLGLPNGDDFELDYIMKRIKQAGDERLFFIGEALRRGVSTKEIHDLTKIDMFFLDKMQNIINIEHELKNNSKDIDLLLYAKRYGFSDKVIAHRWNMTEEEIYNLRKDKNIKPVFKMVDTCAAEFTSSTPYFYSTYEFEQESIVSDKKKVIVLGSGPIRIGQGVEFDYATVHTVMAIKESGYEAIIINNNPETVSTDFSISDKLYFEPLTTEDVMEIIEHEKPMGVVVQFGGQTAINLADSLAKKGVKILGTPLEEIDNAENRDKFEHLLRKLEIPQPLGKTAFTTEEAVQHGKEIGYPVLVRPSYVLGGRAMEIVYKEEELRHYMQNAVKVSPEHPVLVDRYLVGKEIEVDAICDGQTVVIPGIMEHIERAGVHSGDSIAVYPPQSLNKEEINTLIDYTIRLAKGLNIVGLLNIQYVISKGEVFVLEVNPRSSRTVPFLSKITNVPMAKLAMQAVLGEKLSDKGYTTGLVKEAEKIYTKVPVFSFQKLKDVDTTLGPEMKSTGEVMGVDKTLEKSLYKGLVAAGIKIKDSGNVLFTVSKDAKPEALKLAKRFADIGYNIVATKGTADYLSEHGLRIERVNKITENENTVLDAIYGGKIDVIINTTSKEKRSTSDGFKIRRAASEQDVICLTSLDTANALISVLESMSFTIAEV; from the coding sequence AATAGCAGACAAGGTTTATATAGAACCCCTTACTCCAGAATTTATTACAAAAATTATTCATAAAGAAAGACCAGATGCCTTATTGCCAACTTTAGGAGGACAGGTAGGTCTTAATATGGCAGTTGAGTTGCACAAAAGAGGAGTATTAAAAACTTATAATGTAGAATTGCTAGGAACAAAATTATCTTCTATCGAGCAAGCAGAAGACAGGGAATTATTTAGAGATTTAATGTATGAACTAGATGAGCCAGTTCCTGAATCAGAAATTATTAATAATTTGGAGCAGGCTTATAAGTTTGTAGAAAAAATTGGTTATCCAGTAATCGTTCGTCCAGCCTTTACAATGGGTGGAACAGGTGGAGGAATTTGCCATAATCCAAAAGAATTAGAAGAGATAGTAGGAAATGGATTGCACTATTCACCTGTAAATCAGTGTCTACTAGAAAAATCTATTGCTGGTTACAAAGAAATAGAATATGAAGTAATGCGTGATTCTAACGACACAGCTATTGTAGTGTGTAATATGGAAAATATTGACCCAGTAGGAATACATACAGGAGATTCTATTGTGGTAGCTCCATCACAAACTTTAACGGATAGAGAATATCACATGCTAAGAGATGTTTCATTAAAAATAATTAGAGCCTTAAAAATTGAAGGTGGTTGTAATGTTCAATTAGCTCTTGACCCAGAATCATTTAAGTATTATATTATCGAAGTAAATCCTAGGGTGTCTCGTTCTTCGGCTCTTGCGTCTAAAGCTACTGGTTACCCAATAGCAAAAATTGCAGCAAAAATTGCAGTAGGTTTAACTCTTGATGAAATTATAAATCCAGTTACGAAAGTTTCTTACGCTTGTTTTGAACCGGCACTTGATTATGTAGTAAGTAAAATTCCACGTTTCCCATTCGATAAATTTGAGCATGCAGACAGAAAATTAGGAACTCAGATGAAGGCCACTGGTGAAGTTATGGCAATGGGTAGAACCTATGAAGAATCTTTACTAAAAGCTATTCGTTCATTAGAGTATGGAGTTCATCATTTAGGTTTACCTAATGGAGATGATTTTGAACTTGACTACATAATGAAACGTATCAAGCAAGCTGGAGATGAAAGATTATTCTTTATAGGAGAAGCATTAAGAAGGGGAGTAAGCACTAAAGAAATACATGATTTAACAAAAATCGATATGTTTTTCTTGGATAAAATGCAAAATATTATAAATATTGAACATGAATTAAAAAATAATTCTAAGGATATAGACTTATTACTTTACGCTAAACGTTATGGATTTTCAGACAAGGTAATTGCTCATAGATGGAATATGACGGAAGAAGAAATTTATAATTTGCGTAAAGATAAAAATATAAAACCAGTGTTTAAAATGGTTGATACTTGTGCGGCAGAATTTACATCATCAACACCATATTTCTATTCAACTTATGAATTTGAACAAGAATCAATAGTTAGTGATAAGAAAAAAGTTATTGTTCTTGGTTCTGGTCCAATAAGAATTGGTCAGGGTGTAGAGTTTGACTATGCAACTGTTCATACGGTAATGGCTATTAAAGAATCAGGTTATGAAGCAATAATTATTAATAATAATCCAGAAACAGTTTCAACTGATTTTTCTATTTCTGATAAATTATATTTTGAACCATTAACAACAGAAGATGTAATGGAAATTATTGAACATGAAAAACCTATGGGAGTTGTTGTGCAATTTGGTGGACAAACTGCCATAAATTTAGCAGACAGTTTAGCTAAAAAAGGAGTTAAAATTTTAGGAACGCCCCTAGAAGAAATAGATAATGCAGAAAATCGTGATAAGTTTGAACACCTATTACGCAAATTAGAAATTCCACAGCCTTTAGGAAAAACTGCATTCACAACAGAAGAAGCGGTACAACATGGAAAAGAAATAGGCTATCCTGTTTTAGTTCGTCCTTCTTATGTGCTTGGAGGACGAGCTATGGAAATTGTATATAAAGAAGAAGAGTTACGCCATTACATGCAAAATGCTGTAAAAGTTTCGCCAGAACATCCAGTTCTTGTCGATAGATACTTGGTCGGAAAAGAAATAGAAGTAGATGCAATATGCGATGGACAAACAGTCGTTATACCAGGAATAATGGAACATATCGAAAGAGCAGGAGTTCACTCTGGAGATTCAATAGCAGTTTATCCACCACAAAGTTTAAACAAAGAAGAAATAAATACACTAATTGATTATACAATTCGTTTGGCAAAAGGATTAAATATTGTAGGACTTTTAAATATTCAATATGTTATTAGCAAAGGTGAAGTTTTTGTATTAGAAGTAAATCCAAGAAGTTCTCGTACAGTTCCATTCTTGAGTAAAATAACAAATGTTCCTATGGCAAAACTTGCTATGCAGGCAGTCTTAGGAGAAAAATTATCAGATAAGGGCTACACTACTGGACTTGTTAAAGAAGCGGAAAAAATATATACAAAAGTTCCCGTATTTAGTTTCCAAAAATTAAAAGATGTTGATACAACATTAGGACCAGAGATGAAATCAACTGGAGAAGTAATGGGTGTTGATAAAACTTTAGAAAAATCTTTATACAAAGGTTTGGTTGCAGCTGGAATTAAGATAAAAGATAGTGGTAATGTTTTATTTACAGTAAGTAAAGATGCTAAACCAGAAGCGTTAAAATTAGCAAAACGTTTTGCAGATATAGGCTATAATATAGTCGCAACAAAAGGAACAGCAGATTATTTATCTGAACATGGCTTGAGAATAGAAAGAGTAAACAAGATAACAGAAAATGAAAATACGGTACTTGATGCAATTTATGGTGGCAAGATAGATGTGATAATAAATACAACATCAAAAGAAAAACGTAGCACGAGTGATGGCTTTAAAATAAGAAGGGCAGCAAGTGAGCAAGATGTTATTTGTTTAACTTCACTAGATACGGCTAATGCTTTAATCAGTGTCTTAGAATCAATGAGTTTTACAATAGCAGAAGTTTAA
- a CDS encoding dihydroorotate dehydrogenase, whose protein sequence is MNDRLRVEIPGLDLKNPIIPASGCFAFGIEYANFYDLSKLGAIMIKAATKEKRNGNPTPRIAETSSGMLNAIGLQNPGVHRIIEEKLPQLEKYDVPIIANVAGSEIDDYVYVAKHISKSPNVKALELNISCPNVKHGGIQFGTDPETAKNLTKKVKAVSSVPVYVKLSPNVADIVAMAKAVEEGGADGITMINTLVGMRLDKKTGKPIIANLTGGLSGPAIKPVAIRMVYQVAQAVKIPIIGMGGIMNEWDVIDFISAGASAVAVGTANFTDPYVCPKIIEKLPQVLDELGVNHILDLQGRAFR, encoded by the coding sequence ATGAATGATAGATTAAGAGTAGAAATACCGGGACTTGACCTAAAAAATCCAATTATTCCCGCTTCGGGCTGCTTTGCTTTTGGAATAGAATATGCAAATTTTTATGATTTATCAAAATTAGGTGCAATCATGATAAAGGCAGCGACAAAAGAAAAAAGAAATGGCAATCCAACGCCAAGAATTGCAGAAACTTCGAGTGGAATGCTAAATGCTATTGGGCTTCAAAATCCAGGAGTTCACAGGATAATAGAAGAGAAATTACCACAATTAGAAAAATATGATGTTCCTATTATTGCCAATGTCGCTGGAAGTGAGATAGATGATTATGTTTATGTAGCAAAACATATTTCAAAATCTCCTAATGTCAAAGCCTTGGAACTTAATATTTCTTGTCCCAATGTAAAACATGGCGGAATACAATTTGGAACAGACCCGGAAACTGCAAAAAATCTAACGAAAAAAGTAAAAGCAGTATCAAGTGTGCCAGTTTATGTAAAACTTTCTCCCAATGTAGCTGATATTGTAGCAATGGCAAAAGCAGTTGAAGAAGGTGGAGCTGATGGAATAACTATGATAAACACTCTAGTTGGTATGAGATTGGATAAAAAAACAGGCAAACCAATTATAGCAAATTTAACTGGTGGTTTGTCAGGTCCTGCTATAAAACCAGTAGCCATTCGTATGGTCTACCAAGTTGCACAGGCTGTAAAAATTCCAATTATTGGTATGGGTGGAATTATGAATGAATGGGATGTTATAGACTTTATTTCAGCTGGAGCTTCAGCTGTGGCAGTCGGAACTGCAAATTTCACCGACCCCTATGTATGTCCAAAAATAATAGAAAAATTACCTCAAGTTCTTGATGAATTAGGAGTAAATCACATTTTAGATTTACAGGGAAGAGCCTTTAGATAA
- the pyrE gene encoding orotate phosphoribosyltransferase — translation MTKNLAQEVAKNLLEIKAVELRPHDYFTWTSGIKSPIYCDNRLTMSYPNVRRNIANGLAQLIKENFSEVTVVAGTATAGIPHAAWVSELLDLPMSYVRDSKKKHGKTNQIEGLVKKNDKVVVVEDLISTGLSSINVVKALEEIGCEVLGVVAIYSYNLPKALAAFKEANVKYFTITNYDLLIEEASKQGYIKEEDKEELVKWRNNL, via the coding sequence ATGACTAAGAATCTTGCTCAAGAAGTAGCAAAAAATTTATTAGAAATCAAGGCAGTGGAACTAAGACCCCACGACTATTTTACTTGGACATCAGGAATTAAATCACCCATATACTGTGATAATAGGCTGACTATGTCTTATCCGAATGTTCGTCGCAATATAGCTAATGGCTTAGCTCAACTTATCAAAGAAAACTTTTCAGAAGTTACGGTTGTAGCAGGAACAGCTACGGCTGGTATACCTCACGCAGCATGGGTTAGTGAGCTACTAGATTTGCCAATGTCTTATGTTCGAGACTCTAAGAAAAAACATGGAAAAACTAACCAAATTGAAGGTTTAGTGAAAAAAAATGATAAGGTGGTTGTAGTAGAAGATTTAATTTCTACTGGACTATCATCAATAAATGTAGTAAAAGCATTAGAAGAAATAGGTTGTGAGGTTTTAGGAGTAGTAGCAATTTATAGTTATAATTTACCTAAGGCTCTAGCAGCATTTAAAGAAGCAAATGTAAAATATTTCACAATAACTAACTATGACTTGTTGATAGAAGAAGCGAGTAAGCAAGGCTACATCAAAGAAGAAGACAAAGAAGAGTTAGTTAAATGGAGAAATAATCTTTAA
- a CDS encoding NUDIX domain-containing protein, producing MNQENKIIKSAGIIIRDRKLLALKKKNNASHFILPGGKLEVDETKEEALIRELKEELNISVDENSIRFLTTINSTAQFENIPITSYIFMVDYKYDFAIANEISSYEWIDIYKPDKSKLTPTLIEVIKCLKITGYTK from the coding sequence ATGAATCAAGAAAATAAAATTATAAAATCAGCAGGAATAATTATTAGAGATAGAAAACTTTTAGCCCTAAAAAAGAAAAATAATGCTAGTCATTTTATTTTGCCAGGTGGAAAATTAGAAGTTGATGAAACAAAAGAAGAAGCTCTTATCAGAGAGTTAAAAGAAGAATTGAATATTAGTGTAGATGAAAATAGTATAAGATTTTTAACAACAATAAATTCAACAGCTCAGTTTGAAAATATACCTATCACATCTTATATTTTTATGGTGGACTATAAATATGATTTTGCAATAGCAAATGAAATATCTTCTTATGAGTGGATAGATATTTATAAGCCTGATAAAAGTAAGTTGACACCAACATTAATTGAAGTTATTAAATGTTTAAAAATAACTGGCTACACTAAATAA
- the upp gene encoding uracil phosphoribosyltransferase, with protein sequence MSKVHVFDHPLIQHKLSFIRDIETSSKDFRQLTNEVGMLMGYELTRDLPLEEVTVTTPVETTTCKRLSGKKIVFVPILRAGLGMVDGLMALIPSARVGHVGLYRDPETLQPHEYFVKIPNEPEKRQFIVVDPMLATGGSAIAAINSLKQRGVTDIKFMCLIAAPEGVEALKNAHPEIEIFIAGLDSHLNDHGYIVPGLGDAGDRIFGTK encoded by the coding sequence ATGTCAAAGGTACATGTATTTGATCATCCCTTAATTCAGCATAAACTATCATTCATTAGAGATATAGAGACAAGTTCTAAAGACTTTAGACAACTAACTAATGAAGTTGGTATGTTAATGGGCTATGAATTAACTAGGGATTTACCATTGGAAGAAGTAACAGTTACGACACCTGTGGAAACTACAACTTGCAAAAGATTGTCAGGAAAAAAAATAGTTTTTGTTCCAATTTTAAGAGCAGGTTTAGGAATGGTAGATGGGTTAATGGCTTTAATTCCATCTGCAAGAGTTGGGCATGTTGGTTTGTATAGAGATCCGGAAACTTTGCAACCACACGAATATTTTGTAAAGATACCTAACGAACCAGAAAAAAGACAATTTATAGTAGTCGACCCAATGTTAGCAACTGGAGGTTCTGCCATAGCGGCGATAAACTCTTTAAAACAAAGAGGGGTTACTGATATTAAATTTATGTGTTTAATAGCAGCACCAGAAGGCGTAGAAGCACTAAAAAATGCTCATCCTGAAATTGAAATTTTTATTGCAGGCTTAGATAGTCATTTGAACGATCATGGCTATATTGTTCCAGGACTTGGTGATGCGGGAGATAGAATATTTGGAACTAAGTAA
- the atpB gene encoding F0F1 ATP synthase subunit A produces MHEQTYLITKLFGTDITLNIPSAIGTILTCLITFFMVMFFTKRVELRPDSKRQNMIEIIADLIRKVISENISWAKYGKNLWAMGLSLVTLLVVANTIGVLLEISYDDVLYINSVTADPTFTFTLAGIMILFTHYYSYKNKGAKFYLGTFASNGVWLTPFKIIEEFVNILTLSMRLFGNIFAGEVLLGMLVSLATIGGVLYFIPGIIGLVIWKGFSLFIGFIQAYIFTTMVYTYISHKVSDEH; encoded by the coding sequence ATGCATGAGCAAACTTATCTCATCACGAAATTATTTGGTACTGATATTACTTTAAATATACCTAGTGCCATAGGTACTATTTTAACTTGTTTGATAACATTTTTTATGGTTATGTTTTTCACAAAGAGAGTAGAATTAAGACCAGATAGTAAACGGCAAAATATGATTGAAATAATTGCAGACTTAATAAGAAAAGTTATTTCAGAAAATATATCTTGGGCTAAGTATGGAAAAAATTTATGGGCTATGGGGTTAAGTTTAGTAACATTATTAGTAGTTGCTAATACCATTGGAGTTTTATTAGAAATTAGCTATGATGATGTATTATATATAAACTCTGTTACAGCAGATCCAACTTTTACTTTTACGTTGGCAGGTATCATGATATTGTTCACTCATTATTATAGTTATAAAAACAAGGGTGCTAAGTTTTACTTGGGTACTTTTGCTTCGAACGGTGTATGGCTAACACCCTTCAAAATTATAGAAGAGTTTGTAAATATACTTACTCTATCAATGCGTTTGTTTGGTAACATATTCGCAGGTGAAGTTCTATTAGGTATGCTAGTTTCCCTAGCTACTATCGGCGGAGTTTTATACTTCATACCAGGAATTATCGGGCTTGTAATATGGAAAGGCTTCTCACTATTTATAGGTTTTATCCAAGCATATATATTTACAACAATGGTGTATACCTACATTTCACATAAAGTTTCAGATGAACACTAA
- the msrB gene encoding peptide-methionine (R)-S-oxide reductase MsrB — protein MLENKDDLKKRIGELAYEVTQNSATERAFSGKYDNFFEKGIYVDVVSGEVLFSSLDKFNSGCGWPAFSKPIENKMVTNHADFSYGMHRVEVRSKEANSHLGHVFSDGPLDKGGLRYCINSAALKFIAYEKLDEEGYSKWKEIFEEK, from the coding sequence ATGTTAGAAAATAAAGATGATTTAAAGAAAAGAATTGGCGAGTTAGCCTACGAAGTTACACAAAACTCTGCGACAGAAAGAGCATTTTCTGGGAAATATGATAACTTTTTTGAAAAGGGTATTTATGTCGATGTCGTGAGTGGTGAAGTCTTATTCTCTTCACTTGATAAATTTAATTCTGGTTGTGGCTGGCCTGCCTTTTCTAAACCCATAGAAAACAAGATGGTTACAAATCACGCAGATTTTTCTTACGGTATGCACAGGGTAGAAGTACGCAGTAAAGAAGCCAACTCTCATTTGGGACATGTCTTTAGTGATGGGCCACTTGATAAGGGCGGACTTAGATACTGTATAAATTCTGCAGCCTTGAAATTTATAGCCTATGAAAAATTAGATGAAGAAGGCTACTCTAAATGGAAAGAAATTTTTGAAGAAAAATAA
- a CDS encoding dihydroorotate dehydrogenase electron transfer subunit, translating into MQVELTKVIENKNIAHNIFKITLQGDIVKNMNQAGQFVNIRINNSNEYLLRRPISICEINKEQNTFVMIYRAEGAGTKIISQMKKGDVVDILGPLGNGYDISSLKKGQTALLVGGGIGVPPLYELAKKFRAAGINTIHILGFNNQGDVFYEEEFKKLGNTYVATADGSYGEKGFVTDLIKKYNLQYDKYYSCGPLQMLNALKNLNPDKEGYISLEERMACGVGACYACVCKTEFDDTARVCYDGPVFKAEQVIF; encoded by the coding sequence ATGCAAGTAGAATTAACAAAAGTTATCGAGAATAAAAATATTGCTCATAATATTTTTAAAATAACCTTGCAGGGAGATATAGTAAAAAATATGAACCAAGCAGGGCAATTTGTAAATATTAGGATAAATAATTCAAATGAATACTTGTTAAGACGTCCAATTTCTATATGTGAAATTAATAAGGAGCAGAATACTTTTGTGATGATTTATCGTGCAGAAGGTGCTGGAACAAAAATTATTTCTCAAATGAAAAAAGGAGATGTGGTTGATATACTTGGACCTCTCGGTAATGGATATGATATATCAAGTTTAAAAAAAGGTCAGACTGCTCTGCTTGTTGGAGGTGGCATCGGAGTACCACCCCTTTATGAACTTGCAAAAAAATTTAGGGCAGCAGGAATAAATACTATCCACATACTAGGCTTTAATAATCAAGGTGATGTTTTTTATGAAGAAGAATTTAAAAAATTGGGTAATACTTATGTAGCAACAGCAGATGGAAGTTATGGCGAAAAAGGTTTTGTAACTGATCTTATTAAAAAATATAATTTACAGTATGACAAGTATTATAGTTGCGGACCGCTGCAAATGTTAAATGCCTTAAAAAATTTAAATCCTGATAAGGAAGGTTATATTTCTTTAGAAGAGAGAATGGCGTGTGGAGTTGGTGCATGCTATGCCTGTGTCTGCAAAACAGAATTTGATGATACGGCTAGAGTTTGTTATGACGGACCTGTTTTCAAGGCTGAGCAAGTTATATTTTAG
- the atpF gene encoding F0F1 ATP synthase subunit B yields the protein MGQLIFLATEHSSQQGFNIANIIVNVIAGLILFWALYKFAWSKLLNMLDERQALVNNQLDEAERNQKESLELLKKNQENLANAQAEIKDMMEKAREQSKLEKRTILNDAKEHAELIKENARRDIEDEKNKALDEISKQIVELSVLVASKIIEKELDANAQSVLVDKIIREVGNK from the coding sequence ATGGGACAATTAATATTTTTAGCTACAGAACATTCTTCTCAACAAGGTTTTAATATAGCAAATATAATAGTAAACGTAATTGCAGGATTAATTCTTTTTTGGGCACTTTATAAATTTGCTTGGAGTAAACTACTAAATATGCTTGATGAACGTCAAGCTTTAGTAAATAATCAACTTGACGAAGCTGAAAGAAACCAAAAAGAATCTTTAGAATTATTAAAAAAAAATCAAGAAAACTTAGCCAATGCACAAGCTGAAATCAAAGATATGATGGAAAAAGCTCGCGAACAGTCTAAACTTGAAAAACGCACAATTCTAAATGATGCAAAAGAACACGCAGAACTAATAAAAGAAAATGCTAGACGAGACATCGAAGACGAGAAGAACAAAGCACTAGATGAAATAAGCAAGCAAATAGTAGAATTATCTGTATTGGTAGCATCAAAAATTATTGAAAAAGAATTAGATGCTAATGCTCAAAGTGTACTTGTAGATAAAATTATAAGAGAGGTAGGGAATAAGTAA
- the pyrF gene encoding orotidine-5'-phosphate decarboxylase → MKNDVIIALDFPTLEESLDFLDKFQDEKPFVKVGMELYLQNGPRVLEEIKKRGHKIFLDLKLHDIPNTVYGASKGLAKFSVDILTVHAAGGQEMLEAAKKGMLIGGSFKTRVIAITQLTSTSKENMKKEQLIEKSLEASVLNYAKLAEKARLDGVVSSVLEVSKIKEVTKEKFLKVTPGIRLATDEDGDQKRIATPKRAREMGSTHIVVGRPITQSEDPVAAYKKFKKEFLGQ, encoded by the coding sequence ATGAAAAATGATGTAATAATAGCATTAGATTTTCCAACATTAGAAGAAAGCCTAGATTTTTTGGATAAGTTTCAAGATGAAAAACCATTTGTTAAGGTAGGAATGGAATTGTATTTGCAAAATGGACCTAGAGTTTTAGAAGAAATCAAAAAAAGAGGGCATAAAATATTTTTAGATTTAAAACTTCATGACATACCCAATACAGTTTACGGAGCAAGCAAGGGGCTAGCAAAATTTTCTGTTGATATTTTAACAGTGCATGCTGCTGGTGGACAAGAAATGTTAGAAGCTGCTAAAAAAGGTATGCTTATTGGTGGAAGTTTCAAGACAAGGGTAATTGCAATTACACAATTAACATCAACATCAAAAGAAAATATGAAAAAAGAACAGCTGATAGAAAAAAGTTTAGAAGCAAGTGTTTTGAATTATGCAAAACTGGCAGAAAAAGCAAGGCTTGATGGTGTGGTATCATCTGTTCTTGAAGTTAGTAAAATAAAAGAGGTTACTAAGGAAAAATTTTTAAAAGTAACACCAGGTATTCGCCTTGCAACTGATGAGGACGGCGACCAAAAAAGAATTGCGACACCCAAGCGTGCAAGAGAAATGGGTTCTACACATATAGTAGTAGGTCGCCCCATAACACAATCAGAAGACCCGGTAGCTGCTTATAAAAAATTTAAGAAAGAATTTTTAGGGCAATAA
- the atpE gene encoding F0F1 ATP synthase subunit C, which yields MGLLGAGIAAGLAALGAGIGNGFLFGKYMESSARQPELEPKFKSSALMMFALVEGFPILSIVVAFILIYK from the coding sequence ATGGGATTATTAGGAGCAGGAATAGCGGCAGGTTTAGCTGCTTTAGGAGCAGGTATTGGCAATGGATTTTTATTTGGAAAATATATGGAATCATCAGCACGTCAACCAGAGCTAGAACCAAAATTCAAATCTAGTGCATTAATGATGTTCGCCTTAGTAGAGGGTTTCCCAATTCTTAGTATCGTAGTGGCGTTTATACTTATATATAAATAA